The Hornefia porci genome contains the following window.
GAACCGGATGATCCGGTTGTGGCTCGCTGCGATGGGGCCCATTTCATCAAACTGCTGTTTCATGATTTTGTCGATGCCTTCGGTGGTCTCCCGGGTCGTCAGCCCGAACTCACGCTCGCAATAGGCGCAGATCGCGTACATGGCGATGCGGTGGCTGTCTTTATAGTCATAGAGGGTGTCGTCCAGATCAAATATTACGGTCTTAATCATACTCAGTCTCGCTTTCTCATCGTTCTTACAGCATAATCGAAATCATATCGGTCTTTTCATACCGGACTTTAATTGTATCACAAAGCCATCGCGTCTGTTCCCGTTTCTTATGATGCTTATGTGAATTTTTTCGGCGTTTTTGAACTGAGGACAAAACTGTCGCTGGATTTATACGCATATGTTAGTTTCGCAGGGAAAGGGGCAAATATATGATACACAGAATTGAATTCAGAAACGGAAATGAAACACAGAAGGAGAGTAGAGATGAAGAGAACGATCAGAAAGGCAGTAACAGGTTTCCGTACGGTGGACGGTGCAGGCGTGAGTCTGGTTCGCGTGCTGGGACATGATGATGTGGAGGAATTCGATCCGATCCTGATGCTGGACTCATTTGACAGCACCAGTCCCGAGGATTACACCGCCGGTTTTCCGATGCATCCGCATCGCGGAATTGAAACGGTGAGCTATCTCTATCGGGGGAAGATGGTACACAAAGATACCCTGGGAAATGAGGACTGCATATCCGACGGAGAGGTTCAGTGGATGAACTCCGGATCGGGAATTCTTCATGAGGAGCAGGTGCCGGCGGCTGAGCGTCTGCTGGGCGTTCAGCTCTGGCTGAACCTTCCGGAAGAGGATAAAATGAGCGTCCCGACTTACCGTGCGATAAGGAGAAATGAAATCAGGGAAATTCCCTTTGAGGGAGGGTTCCTCCGTCTGCTTGCCGGCGTTTACGGAGAGTATCAGGGCCACCGCGGAGATCATCTTCCGCTGGACTACTATGACGTACATCTGGATGAAAACGCGGAGCTTGTGATTCCCACAGAGGAGGATGAATCCGTGATGGTATTCACCCTTCTGGGAGACGCGCTCGTTGCAGATGAGCCGGTCAGAGAGAAGACTGCAGTGAAGCTGACTGAGGGAGACAGTCTGTCCCTGCGGGGGGCGGCCGGCGGTTCACAGATTCTGGTGATGAAATCCAGAGCGCTGCATGAACCGGTGGCCTGGGCGGGACCCATTGTCATGAATTCCGGACAGGAGCTTAGCGAAGCCTTCCTCGAACTGGAAGAAGGAACTTTTATCAGAGAACGCCCGGACTTCAACACCGGGCGTTGACCGGATCCGAAGGTCTGAGAGAAGTGTCTGCCGATGCGGCAGGCACTTTTGTTGTGGCTGGGTTTTCCGGAGAATAAACAAATAAATATGACAGCTGGTGGAAACGTAAGAACTCTGAATATTACCTCTTGACAAATGTCACTTCATAACAGTGGAAGGGTATAATTTCTGAACCGGAGAAAATGTAAGAAGGGTATGATTTTGTACGGCATATTACGGGATTTTTCTGTGTAGACTCTCTATCGCAATCAAATTTTTACGGGTAGGATGATAATCTGATTCCATTTTTTTATATGTAATGGTATACTTGGAACTGGAAGTTCAAGGGGAATATGCTTCCTTATATCGTTAGTGGAGGTGAGTGACATTGAAAGAATTTGAAGGATATCTTTTTAAACTGCACGAGCTTGAGAAGATACTCGAAGCGTCCTTTGACGGGATCATGGTGACGGACGGAGAGGGAAACTGTCTGTTGGCGAATTCTTCATACACGAGGAATACAGGCATACGACATGACGATATCGTGGGTCACAACCTGAAAGAGCTTATCAATCCGGTATGGATGAAACGATCTGTCGCTCTGGAGGTGATCCGGGCGGGGGAGCCGATGAGTCTCGAGCATGACACGCAGAACGGGAATCATATCATCGTAACCGGAACGCCGATTTTCGATGAGAATCACAATCTGGTCCGTGTTGTAATCAATACCCGCGACATTTCGGAAATCAAGCAGATGAGAGCCAAGCTCGACGAGGCGCAGTCGATGGAGAAGCTGTATCTGAAAAGCCTCGGACTGAGCAAGGAGCTGATCTGCATCAATGACGAGCCGGTGGTGATCAACAACAGAATGAGAGATATTTTCGAGGTGGCAAAGCGAGTCAGTTCTTATAACACGACGGTTCTGATCACCGGGGAATCGGGAACCGGAAAGGAAATCGTCGCGCGGTACATCCATAAGATGGATAAGTGCCGCAGAAGCAAGCCGTTCATCGTGATCAACTGCGGTGCGATGCCGTCGAACCTTCTGGAATCGGAGCTCTTCGGATACACCGAAGGTGCGTTCACCGGAGCGATTAAGGGCGGAAAGAAGGGTCTGTTTGAAGAAGCGAACGGAGGAGTCCTGTTTCTGGATGAAATCGGAGAGATGGAGCATCAGATGCAGGTGAAGCTGCTCCGCGTGCTGGAGGGGCGTAAAATAAAGAGGATCGGTCAGGCAGAGGAAATTCCTGTAAACGTGAGGATCATAGCGGCCACAAACCGAAACCTTGAAGAGGAGGTCGCAGCAGGAAGATTCCGGGAGGATCTGTACTATCGGCTGAACGTCGTATCTCTGAAGGTTCCGCCGCTTCGTGAACGGGGAGAGGAAATCGTTCCGCTTGCAATTAAATTCATCAATTATTTTAATAATCTTTACGGGACACAAAAGCAGCTGACCTATGATCTGATGCGGGGATTTGAGCAGTATGAATGGCCGGGAAATATCCGGGAACTGAAAAATGTCATTGAGAATCTGGTGGTAACGACAGAGGACGACTATATATACAGCACAGATCTTCCCTGGGAGAGAGACAAACGGATTCACATTAAAGAAGCGGACGCGGGCGGAACGATTACGCTGAAAGATGCAGTAGCTAATTTTGAAAGCCGGTTCCTTGCAAATGCAAAGGAGAAATACGGAACGACGGAAAAGATGGCGGAGATTCTTGACGTGAACCAGTCGACGATTTCGCGGAAGCTGAAACGCTACGGGATCAATTAATGCAAAACGGAATAACCGGCAAAACAGAAAAAGCAAAAGTGCATTACATATAGCTTTACAGACGCACTTATCGACGGAGCCAATGGCGGGAACGTTGAAAATTCAACGAACCCGCTATTTTGTTGCGCTTGGCACGGATAATGCTATTACATAGAGGTGTAAAAGCATCGATCGAGCATAATTGAAACCCACTGTTTATGTGATGGAGGATGGAAATGAGAAATGTTGTGATAATTGCCGGCTGCAGAACGCCGATCGGTACGATCGGCGGGCAGTTCAGGACTCTGACATCGCTGGATTTGTCGATTCCGGTGATGCAGAATCTGATCACGCGTTCGGGAATCGATCCCGGAACGATCAATGATGTGATCTGGGGATGTAACTATCAGCGCACGTACAAGGAAAATAATCTGGCCCGGGTCGCCGCATATAAGGCAGGGCTCCCGGAAACCGTGCCGGGAATCACGATTCACCGGAACTGTACCTCGTCCATGTCGGCTATCCAGTTCGCCTATTACCAGATTAAGGCCGGAGAGGCTGACTGTATCATGGCCGGCGGCGCAGACAGCATGAGTACAGCGCCCCACATGGTGTTCGGAGCGAGATACGGGAAAAAGTTCGGACATATGGAGCTGAGAGACTCCATGTGGGATTCTCTGACCAATCTCGGAATCGGACCGGCGATGGGAATAACGGCGGAAAACGTGGCGGAGGAATACCACGTTACGCGGGAAGAGATGGATCGGTACGCCCTGCGTTCGCAGCAGAGAGCGGTCGCGGCGATTGATGAAGGAAGATTCAAGGAGGAAATCATCCCGATTACCGTCAGCGGCAAGAAGGGTGACAAGACCTATGATACAGACGAGTACCCCAGACGGGACGCGTCCTATGAAGCACTGGCGAAGCTGAAGCCCACTTTCAAGGAGGGCGGAACTGTGACAGCCGGTAACGCGTCGGGCATGAACGACGCCGCGTCAGGAGTGATTCTGATGTCTGAGGATCAGGCCCGGGCTCTGGGAGTTCCGATTATGGCGAGGATCGTTTCTGTCGCTACGACCGGAGTCGCACCGGAGATGATGGGAATCGGCCCGATCAGCGCAAGCCACAGCGCCCTGGCGAAGGCCGGAATGACCATGGATCAGATGGATCTGGTAGAGATTAATGAAGCGTTTGCGGCGCAGTGTCTGGCGTGCCAGAAGACTCTGGGAATCCCGGACGAAAAACTGAATGTCAACGGCAGCGGTATTTCACTGGGACATCCTGTGGGAGCAACCGGTTCCCGGCTTGTGATCACCCTGATGTACGAGCTGAAGAGAAGAAAGCAGAAATACGGACTTGCCACACTGTGCGCCGGAGGCGGCATGGGAACGGCAGTTATCATTGAAATGGCGTAAAGCCGGAAAAAAACAGCAGAGCAGAACGAGAACAGCAACAGCAGAAAGGAAAAAGAAAATGAGTAAGGATTTTGGATTGTTCGCACCGGTAAACGGTATCTATGATGAATACAAAAGCAAGCTGATTACGGCGAAGGAAGCCGCGTCAATGGTCAAATCGGGCATGTAT
Protein-coding sequences here:
- a CDS encoding pirin family protein, which translates into the protein MKRTIRKAVTGFRTVDGAGVSLVRVLGHDDVEEFDPILMLDSFDSTSPEDYTAGFPMHPHRGIETVSYLYRGKMVHKDTLGNEDCISDGEVQWMNSGSGILHEEQVPAAERLLGVQLWLNLPEEDKMSVPTYRAIRRNEIREIPFEGGFLRLLAGVYGEYQGHRGDHLPLDYYDVHLDENAELVIPTEEDESVMVFTLLGDALVADEPVREKTAVKLTEGDSLSLRGAAGGSQILVMKSRALHEPVAWAGPIVMNSGQELSEAFLELEEGTFIRERPDFNTGR
- a CDS encoding thiolase family protein translates to MRNVVIIAGCRTPIGTIGGQFRTLTSLDLSIPVMQNLITRSGIDPGTINDVIWGCNYQRTYKENNLARVAAYKAGLPETVPGITIHRNCTSSMSAIQFAYYQIKAGEADCIMAGGADSMSTAPHMVFGARYGKKFGHMELRDSMWDSLTNLGIGPAMGITAENVAEEYHVTREEMDRYALRSQQRAVAAIDEGRFKEEIIPITVSGKKGDKTYDTDEYPRRDASYEALAKLKPTFKEGGTVTAGNASGMNDAASGVILMSEDQARALGVPIMARIVSVATTGVAPEMMGIGPISASHSALAKAGMTMDQMDLVEINEAFAAQCLACQKTLGIPDEKLNVNGSGISLGHPVGATGSRLVITLMYELKRRKQKYGLATLCAGGGMGTAVIIEMA
- a CDS encoding sigma-54 interaction domain-containing protein, translated to MKEFEGYLFKLHELEKILEASFDGIMVTDGEGNCLLANSSYTRNTGIRHDDIVGHNLKELINPVWMKRSVALEVIRAGEPMSLEHDTQNGNHIIVTGTPIFDENHNLVRVVINTRDISEIKQMRAKLDEAQSMEKLYLKSLGLSKELICINDEPVVINNRMRDIFEVAKRVSSYNTTVLITGESGTGKEIVARYIHKMDKCRRSKPFIVINCGAMPSNLLESELFGYTEGAFTGAIKGGKKGLFEEANGGVLFLDEIGEMEHQMQVKLLRVLEGRKIKRIGQAEEIPVNVRIIAATNRNLEEEVAAGRFREDLYYRLNVVSLKVPPLRERGEEIVPLAIKFINYFNNLYGTQKQLTYDLMRGFEQYEWPGNIRELKNVIENLVVTTEDDYIYSTDLPWERDKRIHIKEADAGGTITLKDAVANFESRFLANAKEKYGTTEKMAEILDVNQSTISRKLKRYGIN